Proteins from one Holophagales bacterium genomic window:
- a CDS encoding prepilin-type N-terminal cleavage/methylation domain-containing protein, whose translation MTLSRARGYSLVELVVVVTLILVLTAMIVPVARFNWTRMKEMELKEALRTMRTAIDEHKRLSDQGLIPVELDTEGYPKELEKLVEGIELVGQVKKVRKFLRRIPVDPMTGETEWGLRSLQDDFDSTSWGRQNVYDVYSLSDKTALDGTKYKDW comes from the coding sequence ATGACCCTGTCCCGCGCCCGCGGCTACTCGCTCGTCGAGCTCGTCGTCGTCGTCACCTTGATCCTGGTCCTGACGGCGATGATCGTCCCCGTGGCGCGGTTCAACTGGACGCGGATGAAGGAAATGGAGCTGAAGGAAGCGCTCCGCACGATGCGCACGGCCATCGACGAGCACAAGCGCCTCTCCGACCAGGGGCTGATCCCGGTCGAGCTCGACACGGAGGGGTACCCGAAGGAGCTCGAGAAGCTCGTCGAGGGGATCGAGCTCGTCGGGCAGGTCAAGAAGGTGCGGAAGTTTCTCCGGAGGATCCCGGTCGACCCGATGACGGGTGAGACGGAGTGGGGCCTCAGGAGCCTGCAGGACGACTTCGACTCGACCAGCTGGGGGCGCCAGAACGTCTACGACGTCTACTCCCTTTCCGACAAGACGGCGCTGGACGGCACGAAGTACAAGGACTGGTGA
- a CDS encoding type II secretion system protein: MTSHLPNAPEGTPPVPSDALPPARRRGFTLIELLVVMAIIGILASIGIPMLLQTPIKAKEAALRENLFTFRSCLDQYKADKGHYPESLEVLVQEKYIRKVPIDPFTKSTDTWELVFEEPSSAEAATEEPLGVIDVHSGSKAMALDGTAYNTW, encoded by the coding sequence ATGACGAGCCATCTCCCGAACGCTCCTGAGGGGACGCCTCCGGTTCCTTCTGACGCCCTTCCTCCCGCCCGACGCCGAGGCTTCACATTGATCGAATTGCTCGTCGTCATGGCGATCATCGGCATCCTGGCGTCGATCGGCATTCCGATGCTCCTGCAGACGCCGATCAAGGCCAAGGAGGCCGCCCTCCGGGAGAACCTCTTCACGTTCCGCTCCTGCCTCGACCAGTACAAGGCCGACAAGGGGCACTACCCCGAGTCGCTCGAGGTCCTGGTCCAGGAGAAGTACATCCGGAAGGTCCCGATCGACCCGTTCACGAAGTCGACCGACACGTGGGAGCTCGTCTTCGAGGAGCCCTCCTCGGCCGAGGCAGCGACCGAGGAGCCGCTCGGCGTCATCGACGTCCACTCGGGGTCGAAGGCGATGGCGCTCGACGGGACCGCCTACAACACGTGGTGA